One genomic window of Bradyrhizobium sp. B124 includes the following:
- a CDS encoding CoA transferase, producing the protein MAEVLPREVLICMIARLLDGVRHVAVGASSPIPAAGAMLLRAVKEAGGALGPRISILGSVEHNFFTNGSAELFDCAGQGRIDAFFLGGGQIDGLGNVNLVGTGDYPHSSVRWPGSFGSAYLYFVVPRVILFREEHTPRVFVEKVDFISAPGISQEGVFRSGGPIALLTGKGLFRFDKARPGFALESVHPGHDLAEIKEATGFRFEHDAEPRQTALPDGSTLELLRGRVFDELAETYPEFAAQMRRDLGAVDA; encoded by the coding sequence ATGGCCGAGGTTCTCCCTCGCGAAGTGCTGATCTGCATGATCGCGCGGCTGCTCGACGGTGTCAGGCATGTTGCCGTCGGGGCGTCCTCTCCGATTCCCGCCGCTGGCGCGATGCTCCTGCGTGCGGTCAAGGAAGCGGGCGGTGCCCTCGGCCCACGCATTTCCATCCTCGGTTCTGTCGAGCACAATTTCTTCACCAACGGTTCGGCGGAACTGTTCGATTGCGCCGGTCAGGGCCGGATCGACGCGTTCTTTCTCGGTGGGGGTCAGATCGACGGCCTCGGCAACGTGAATCTCGTCGGAACGGGCGATTATCCGCATTCGAGCGTGCGCTGGCCCGGCTCATTCGGATCCGCCTATCTCTACTTCGTCGTGCCGCGGGTGATCCTGTTTCGGGAGGAGCACACGCCGCGCGTGTTCGTCGAGAAGGTGGACTTCATCAGTGCCCCCGGTATCAGTCAGGAGGGAGTTTTCCGCAGCGGCGGTCCCATCGCCCTCCTGACCGGCAAGGGACTCTTCCGGTTCGACAAGGCGCGGCCTGGCTTTGCGCTGGAGAGTGTGCATCCCGGGCACGATCTTGCGGAAATCAAGGAGGCGACTGGCTTTCGGTTCGAGCACGACGCCGAGCCGCGGCAGACCGCCTTGCCCGATGGATCGACGCTGGAGCTGCTCCGCGGCCGCGTGTTCGACGAACTCGCCGAGACCTATCCCGAATTCGCCGCGCAGATGCGGCGCGATCTTGGGGCGGTTGACGCATGA